The Corynebacterium renale genome includes a region encoding these proteins:
- a CDS encoding fumarylacetoacetate hydrolase family protein, whose protein sequence is MRLITLRTAEGTTAARLTGDNTAVKLPYKDLSELLGQENWEELAAAEGEEVSFENTDLDAVVPRPRKIVCVGLNYANHIKEMGRDLPKVPTLFVKFPDALVGPYDDVNVPEWGNKALDWEGELAVVIGKRARRVKKEDAAEYIAGYAVMNDYTQRDYQYATLQWHQGKSLEKSAGFGPWLTTRDSFEFGGELATYLNDEKVQSTPTDDLVFNPEALIEYITHIYPLDAGDVIVTGTPGGVGHARDPKRYIGDGDVVAVEIDGLGRIANKTVFE, encoded by the coding sequence ATGCGCCTGATCACTCTCCGTACCGCTGAAGGAACCACCGCCGCACGCCTGACCGGCGACAACACCGCTGTGAAGCTGCCTTACAAGGACCTCTCCGAGCTGCTCGGCCAGGAGAACTGGGAAGAGCTCGCAGCCGCTGAAGGCGAAGAAGTCTCCTTTGAGAACACGGACCTAGACGCCGTGGTCCCCCGCCCGCGCAAGATTGTCTGCGTCGGCCTGAACTACGCCAACCACATCAAAGAAATGGGCCGTGACCTGCCGAAGGTGCCCACACTCTTCGTCAAGTTCCCGGACGCGCTCGTCGGGCCATACGACGACGTCAACGTCCCTGAGTGGGGCAACAAGGCACTCGACTGGGAAGGCGAGCTGGCCGTGGTGATCGGCAAGCGCGCACGCCGCGTCAAGAAGGAAGACGCCGCTGAGTACATCGCTGGCTACGCCGTGATGAACGACTACACCCAGCGCGACTACCAGTACGCCACCCTCCAGTGGCACCAGGGCAAGTCCCTGGAGAAGTCCGCAGGCTTTGGCCCTTGGCTGACCACGCGCGACTCCTTCGAGTTCGGCGGCGAACTGGCAACCTACCTCAACGACGAGAAGGTGCAGTCCACTCCGACCGACGACCTGGTCTTTAACCCAGAAGCTCTCATCGAGTACATCACCCACATCTACCCGCTGGATGCTGGCGACGTCATCGTCACCGGCACCCCAGGTGGCGTCGGCCATGCACGCGACCCGAAGCGCTACATTGGCGACGGCGACGTGGTCGCTGTAGAGATCGACGGCCTGGGCCGCATCGCCAACAAGACGGTGTTCGAGTAA
- a CDS encoding maleylpyruvate isomerase family mycothiol-dependent enzyme: MSFHDLPLEERLQLTRRGTAHYSGQVALLDNADFGEPTLLPGWSRSHLIAHVAYNAAALCNLMHWAETGEETPMYASPDARGKEIEFGATLIPDALRNLHDHTVARLDVAWRDASDSAWEAEVKTAQGRTVPASETLWMRTREVWLHAVDLDVTAGFGDIPEVILETLLEEIPGKWRGNGDGQDLIMVATDTDHRVAVGDDSSVEVRGTLAGLVRWASGRGNEGVDTELCPPRWL; the protein is encoded by the coding sequence ATGAGCTTTCACGATCTGCCTCTTGAAGAGCGCCTACAGTTAACCCGCCGCGGCACGGCCCATTATTCGGGCCAGGTGGCCTTGCTGGATAATGCGGACTTCGGCGAGCCGACGCTTCTTCCAGGCTGGTCGCGGTCACACCTCATCGCACACGTCGCCTACAACGCAGCAGCACTGTGCAACCTCATGCACTGGGCGGAAACCGGTGAGGAAACCCCGATGTACGCATCCCCCGATGCACGCGGTAAGGAGATCGAATTCGGGGCCACTCTGATCCCGGATGCGCTGCGCAACCTGCACGACCACACCGTCGCACGGTTGGACGTGGCGTGGCGTGATGCCTCCGACTCCGCATGGGAAGCAGAGGTCAAAACCGCGCAAGGGCGTACCGTCCCCGCGTCGGAGACGCTGTGGATGCGCACCCGTGAAGTCTGGCTGCACGCCGTTGACTTGGACGTCACCGCAGGCTTTGGTGACATTCCGGAGGTCATCCTCGAGACGCTCCTCGAAGAGATCCCCGGAAAGTGGCGCGGCAATGGTGACGGCCAAGACCTGATCATGGTCGCCACCGACACAGACCACCGCGTCGCGGTCGGCGATGACTCTAGCGTCGAAGTACGCGGCACCTTGGCCGGCTTAGTTCGCTGGGCTTCCGGCCGTGGGAATGAAGGCGTAGACACTGAGCTGTGCCCACCACGCTGGCTCTAG
- a CDS encoding glyceraldehyde-3-phosphate dehydrogenase, whose amino-acid sequence MTSTTTHHHDWNERVELAQQMLPLIGSLHRNNNAVVSVFGRLLTNLNDNEVIKAHRYARHITDKELPLQDSLNIIRELGELNLGTASIDVGQLAYRYEKEGGDLRAFLERELDEVIGTGPTTEHKDVVLYGFGRIGRLLARILISRQALYDGIRLRAVVVRKNSDDDLTKRASLLRRDSIHGAFDGTISVDEEANIVWANGTPIQFIYSNDPATVDYTEYGINDAIVVDNTGRWRDEEGLSQHLQAKGVSKVVLTAPGKGNLKNVVYGINHDAITADDTIITAASCTTNAITPVLKVINDRYGVVNGHVETIHSYTNDQNLIDNFHKGARRGRAAGLNMVLTETGAAKAVAKALPELEGKLSGNAIRVPTPDVSMAVLNLTLEKDTDKDEVNEFLRRVSLHSTLRQQIDWIHSPEVVSTDFVGTTHTGIVDGLATIANGKHLVLYVWYDNEFGYSNQVVRIIEHIGGARPKVLPQRTAPADL is encoded by the coding sequence GTGACTTCGACTACCACTCACCACCACGATTGGAACGAACGCGTAGAACTTGCCCAGCAGATGCTCCCTTTGATCGGTAGCCTGCACCGCAATAACAATGCAGTGGTTTCCGTTTTCGGCCGTCTGCTGACCAATCTCAATGACAATGAGGTCATCAAGGCGCATCGCTACGCACGCCACATCACGGATAAAGAACTCCCGCTGCAGGATTCGCTGAACATCATCCGCGAACTCGGCGAACTCAACCTGGGTACCGCGTCTATTGACGTCGGACAGCTGGCCTACCGCTACGAGAAGGAAGGCGGCGACCTGCGCGCATTCCTCGAGCGTGAACTCGACGAGGTCATCGGCACCGGCCCCACCACCGAGCACAAGGATGTTGTCCTATACGGATTCGGCCGCATCGGCCGTCTGCTGGCACGTATCCTGATCAGCCGTCAGGCGCTATACGACGGCATCCGTCTCCGCGCAGTCGTCGTGCGTAAAAACTCCGACGACGACCTGACCAAGCGCGCCTCCCTGTTGCGCCGCGATTCCATCCACGGCGCTTTCGACGGCACGATTTCCGTCGACGAGGAAGCCAACATTGTGTGGGCCAACGGCACCCCAATCCAGTTCATCTACTCCAACGACCCGGCAACCGTGGACTACACCGAGTACGGAATCAACGACGCAATCGTCGTGGACAACACCGGCCGCTGGCGCGACGAAGAGGGCCTCAGCCAGCACCTGCAGGCCAAGGGTGTGTCCAAGGTTGTGCTCACCGCGCCGGGCAAGGGCAACCTGAAGAACGTGGTCTACGGCATCAACCACGATGCCATCACCGCTGACGACACGATTATCACCGCGGCATCGTGTACCACGAACGCGATTACCCCAGTGCTCAAGGTCATCAACGACCGCTACGGTGTGGTCAACGGTCACGTGGAAACCATCCACTCCTACACCAATGACCAGAATCTGATCGACAACTTCCACAAGGGAGCCCGCCGTGGCCGTGCCGCAGGCCTGAATATGGTGCTCACTGAAACGGGTGCGGCTAAGGCCGTCGCAAAGGCACTCCCTGAGCTAGAGGGCAAGCTCAGCGGCAACGCTATCCGCGTTCCTACCCCGGACGTGTCCATGGCAGTGCTCAACCTCACGCTGGAAAAGGACACTGACAAGGATGAGGTCAATGAGTTCCTCCGCCGCGTCTCCCTGCACTCCACGCTGCGTCAGCAGATCGACTGGATCCATTCTCCAGAGGTGGTCTCCACTGACTTCGTCGGCACCACCCACACAGGCATTGTCGACGGCCTCGCAACCATCGCCAACGGCAAGCACCTGGTGCTCTACGTGTGGTACGACAACGAGTTCGGCTACTCCAACCAGGTAGTACGCATCATCGAGCACATCGGTGGCGCCCGCCCGAAGGTGCTGCCACAGCGCACCGCACCAGCTGACCTCTAA
- a CDS encoding DoxX family protein: MLIFKDITALVARLLTGTVLIAHGWQKFNEWTIAGTTQAFEGMGVPLPSLSAPLAAVIELVGGILILVGLGTRWVGVIVAALMAGAAIIAHVPNGIFVDAGGWELVGMIAAAGLALAASGAGRVSVDHLIASRRTPAA, encoded by the coding sequence ATGCTGATTTTCAAAGACATCACCGCGCTCGTCGCCCGCCTCCTGACCGGCACCGTCCTCATCGCACACGGCTGGCAGAAGTTCAACGAGTGGACCATCGCCGGCACCACCCAAGCCTTCGAGGGCATGGGCGTCCCGCTGCCCAGCCTGTCCGCTCCCCTGGCTGCGGTCATCGAGCTCGTGGGCGGCATCCTCATCCTCGTCGGCCTAGGAACCCGCTGGGTGGGTGTGATCGTTGCGGCACTCATGGCCGGCGCCGCGATTATCGCGCACGTCCCGAACGGCATCTTCGTCGACGCCGGAGGCTGGGAACTCGTCGGCATGATCGCCGCAGCAGGCCTCGCCCTGGCAGCCTCTGGCGCAGGCCGAGTAAGCGTGGATCACCTCATCGCTTCTCGACGCACCCCCGCCGCCTAA
- the pth gene encoding aminoacyl-tRNA hydrolase yields the protein MSFLDTIRSFFRRSQPAPQPTPNVEGAEWLVVGLGNPGPKYVGNRHNVGFLATDILLEGEPLDGVAVLKPTTYMNLSGEAVAPLAEALGLSPDRIIVLHDELDLPAGTVRIKVGGNENGHNGLKSITEHLGTRDYVRVRIGIGRPPKDSGVSIPDWVLADFTEPEMDAALERAAQAAALVAREGVQKAQNVIHAE from the coding sequence ATGAGTTTCCTAGACACGATCCGTTCGTTCTTCCGCCGCTCCCAGCCGGCGCCACAGCCCACCCCCAATGTTGAGGGCGCGGAGTGGCTGGTCGTAGGTTTGGGTAACCCCGGTCCGAAGTATGTAGGAAACCGGCACAACGTGGGCTTTCTGGCCACGGACATCCTGCTCGAAGGCGAACCGCTCGACGGCGTCGCAGTGCTCAAACCCACCACGTACATGAACCTGTCCGGTGAGGCGGTGGCACCGCTCGCAGAGGCGCTCGGCTTAAGCCCCGACCGGATTATTGTGCTTCACGACGAACTCGACCTCCCCGCAGGTACCGTCCGCATCAAAGTGGGCGGAAACGAAAATGGGCACAACGGTTTGAAGTCCATTACCGAACATCTTGGCACCCGCGACTACGTGCGCGTACGCATCGGCATCGGGCGCCCTCCCAAGGATTCTGGGGTTTCTATCCCAGATTGGGTGCTTGCCGATTTCACCGAACCCGAAATGGATGCCGCACTGGAGCGGGCCGCGCAGGCAGCGGCACTGGTTGCGCGCGAGGGCGTACAGAAAGCCCAGAACGTTATCCACGCAGAATAA
- a CDS encoding NAD(P)H-dependent flavin oxidoreductase, which produces MTVLENLDIPVIAAPMAGGPSTPALVNAAADAGGLGFLTGGVCSVEELSAQMDATTSHFGVNLFSPQIPYWDLKPVRKALGVSHEELPDVNLTNGWSQKLAMILDHPRTPAVVSSMFGTFTAAEMRRLHDRGIEAWVTVTNEHSALAAVRAGADALIVQGPSAGGHRGTWSVQDIPDLRSLPALLKGISKAVNVPLIAAGGIMGPNDVPPVTERGAVAVAVGTALLRTPEAGTSQANRELLVAGERDSVSTRAFSGRWARGLETEFTREHPEMPPTYPYLNALLAPRRSEPGYEYCLAGENYRAGREAPAGEIMREIATGWDA; this is translated from the coding sequence ATGACTGTTCTTGAGAACCTGGATATTCCCGTCATCGCAGCCCCGATGGCCGGCGGCCCCTCCACCCCAGCCCTCGTCAACGCCGCCGCCGACGCCGGCGGACTCGGCTTCCTGACCGGTGGCGTGTGCAGCGTCGAAGAACTGTCCGCCCAGATGGATGCCACTACCAGCCATTTCGGAGTGAACCTCTTCAGCCCACAAATCCCGTACTGGGACCTCAAGCCTGTGCGTAAGGCGCTCGGTGTTTCTCATGAAGAGCTTCCCGACGTCAACCTGACCAACGGCTGGTCCCAAAAACTAGCCATGATTCTGGACCACCCACGCACCCCAGCCGTAGTGTCCAGCATGTTCGGAACCTTTACCGCAGCGGAGATGCGCCGGCTCCACGACCGCGGCATCGAAGCCTGGGTTACCGTGACCAACGAACACAGCGCCCTGGCAGCCGTGCGCGCCGGGGCTGATGCACTCATCGTCCAGGGGCCTTCCGCGGGCGGACACCGCGGTACGTGGAGCGTCCAAGACATTCCCGATCTGCGTTCTCTACCGGCCCTACTAAAAGGCATTTCGAAGGCGGTCAACGTCCCGCTCATTGCCGCCGGAGGAATCATGGGGCCTAACGACGTCCCTCCGGTCACAGAGCGTGGCGCTGTAGCCGTTGCGGTAGGCACTGCATTGCTGCGTACCCCGGAGGCGGGGACCTCGCAAGCGAACCGAGAGCTGCTGGTTGCGGGGGAGCGCGATTCTGTAAGTACCCGCGCTTTTTCTGGCCGCTGGGCCCGCGGCCTGGAGACCGAGTTCACCCGGGAGCACCCGGAAATGCCTCCGACGTACCCCTACTTGAACGCACTGCTGGCACCGCGCCGGAGCGAGCCCGGCTACGAGTATTGCCTCGCGGGCGAGAATTACCGCGCCGGCCGCGAGGCGCCCGCTGGTGAGATCATGCGTGAGATTGCTACCGGCTGGGACGCCTAA
- a CDS encoding NADPH-dependent FMN reductase translates to MKIGVILGSIREGRAGAAVAQWVMDGAAGREADYELLDLKEFNVPLLESPVIPGAANKQYDNAQVQAWSDAVDACDAYVFITPEYNHSVPGAFKNAFDSLGGEWAGKPVAFVGYGASNGLRAVEHWRTIVANFQMFALRNQIELNLFTEFGEEGLTPNDRRGEELENVLGELERAVTQLQK, encoded by the coding sequence ATGAAGATCGGTGTCATTTTGGGTTCCATCCGTGAAGGCCGCGCGGGTGCAGCAGTAGCGCAGTGGGTCATGGACGGCGCAGCGGGCCGCGAGGCGGATTACGAGCTCCTCGACCTCAAGGAATTCAACGTCCCCCTGCTGGAATCCCCAGTCATCCCTGGTGCGGCAAACAAGCAGTACGACAATGCCCAGGTCCAGGCGTGGTCCGATGCTGTTGACGCCTGCGATGCCTACGTCTTCATCACGCCCGAGTACAACCACTCCGTGCCGGGCGCTTTCAAGAACGCCTTCGACTCCCTTGGCGGCGAATGGGCTGGCAAGCCTGTGGCTTTCGTCGGCTATGGTGCGTCCAACGGCCTGCGTGCAGTCGAGCACTGGCGCACGATCGTGGCGAACTTCCAGATGTTCGCCCTGCGTAACCAGATCGAACTGAACCTCTTCACCGAATTTGGGGAAGAAGGCCTTACCCCGAATGATCGCCGCGGCGAGGAGCTGGAGAATGTGCTGGGCGAACTCGAACGGGCTGTTACCCAGCTGCAGAAGTAA
- a CDS encoding peptide chain release factor 3, producing MTTLSEASRRRTFAVIAHPDAGKSTLTEALALHAHMITEAGAVHGKGNRKSTVSDWMEMEKDRGISIASSALQFEYAPDGHEGEPYMINLVDTPGHADFSEDTYRVLMAVDAAVMLINASKGLEPQTLQLFRVCKSRGLPIITVINKWDRVGREPLELVDEIVSEIGLQPTPLFWPVGEAGDFRGLARVTSDGEVDHYVHFVRTAGGASIAPEEHYSPDEAAAREGEAWDTAVEEAELLAADGAVHDQELFEACETSPLIFASAMLNFGVHQILDTLCALAPAPQGRAADPHAVEASPVAMDSFRSLDDAFSGVVFKVQAGMDKKHRDTLAFMRVVSGEFDRGMQVTHAQSGRGFSTKYALTVFGRTRDTVETAFPGDIIGLVNAGALAPGDTIFDGRPIQYPPMPQFAPEHFRTLRAKSLGKYKQFRKALEQLDAEGVVQILRNDARGDAAPVMAAVGPMQFEVMQARMENEYNVETVAEPIPYSVARRTDAESAPELNRQRGVEVFERTDGELIALFGDKWKLAFIERELPDLTLEPLVAD from the coding sequence ATGACTACCCTTTCCGAGGCTTCCCGCCGCCGCACGTTCGCCGTTATCGCCCACCCTGACGCCGGTAAATCCACGCTCACGGAGGCTTTGGCGCTGCACGCGCACATGATCACCGAGGCCGGCGCGGTCCACGGAAAGGGCAACCGCAAGTCCACCGTCTCCGACTGGATGGAGATGGAAAAAGACCGCGGCATTTCCATCGCGTCCTCCGCCCTGCAGTTCGAATACGCCCCCGACGGGCATGAGGGCGAACCGTACATGATCAACTTGGTCGACACCCCAGGTCACGCCGACTTCTCCGAGGACACCTACCGCGTGCTCATGGCCGTCGACGCCGCCGTCATGCTTATCAACGCCTCCAAGGGCCTCGAACCGCAAACCCTGCAACTTTTCCGAGTCTGCAAGTCACGCGGGCTGCCTATTATTACGGTGATTAACAAGTGGGACCGCGTCGGACGCGAACCTCTTGAGCTAGTCGACGAGATCGTCTCCGAAATCGGCCTACAACCCACCCCACTCTTCTGGCCCGTGGGCGAAGCCGGCGACTTCCGCGGCTTGGCGCGCGTCACTTCGGACGGTGAAGTCGACCACTACGTGCACTTCGTACGCACCGCCGGCGGCGCCTCCATCGCCCCCGAAGAGCACTACTCCCCCGACGAGGCCGCCGCCCGCGAAGGCGAAGCCTGGGACACCGCAGTCGAGGAAGCAGAACTCCTGGCCGCCGACGGCGCAGTCCACGACCAGGAACTCTTCGAAGCCTGCGAAACCTCCCCGCTCATCTTCGCCTCCGCGATGCTCAACTTCGGCGTCCACCAAATCCTGGACACCCTCTGCGCGTTGGCCCCCGCCCCACAGGGCCGCGCCGCCGACCCACACGCTGTGGAAGCCTCACCCGTGGCCATGGATTCCTTCCGTTCCCTTGACGACGCCTTCTCCGGCGTAGTCTTCAAAGTGCAAGCCGGCATGGACAAAAAACACCGCGACACCTTGGCATTCATGCGCGTAGTATCCGGCGAATTCGACCGCGGCATGCAAGTCACCCACGCCCAGTCAGGCCGCGGTTTCTCCACCAAATACGCACTGACCGTCTTCGGCCGCACCCGCGACACAGTCGAAACCGCCTTCCCCGGAGACATCATCGGCCTCGTCAACGCCGGAGCCCTAGCCCCCGGCGACACCATCTTCGACGGCCGCCCCATCCAATACCCGCCCATGCCCCAGTTCGCCCCCGAACATTTCCGCACCCTGCGTGCAAAATCCCTGGGCAAGTACAAGCAGTTCCGCAAAGCCCTGGAGCAGCTCGACGCCGAAGGCGTGGTCCAGATCCTGCGCAACGACGCCCGCGGCGACGCCGCCCCAGTCATGGCAGCCGTCGGCCCAATGCAGTTCGAAGTCATGCAAGCCCGCATGGAAAACGAATACAACGTGGAAACCGTCGCCGAGCCAATCCCATACTCCGTGGCCCGCCGCACCGACGCCGAATCCGCGCCCGAACTCAACCGCCAGCGTGGCGTCGAGGTCTTCGAACGCACCGACGGCGAACTCATCGCACTATTCGGCGACAAGTGGAAGTTGGCGTTTATTGAGCGGGAACTCCCGGATCTAACCCTCGAACCGCTGGTCGCCGACTAA